A single region of the Leptothrix cholodnii SP-6 genome encodes:
- a CDS encoding GNAT family N-acetyltransferase, giving the protein MPDFTPFTATHDREHQRFEVVIDGHACVADYRRKDGVVTFTHTGVPRELQGRGIAAELVRQVLAWAEAEGLRVIPACSYVQVYMRRHPQTLGLLAQRGAV; this is encoded by the coding sequence ATGCCCGATTTCACTCCCTTCACCGCCACGCACGACCGCGAGCACCAGCGTTTCGAGGTGGTCATCGACGGCCATGCCTGCGTCGCCGACTACCGGCGCAAGGACGGCGTCGTCACCTTCACCCACACCGGCGTGCCGCGTGAGCTGCAAGGCCGCGGCATCGCCGCCGAGCTGGTCCGCCAGGTGCTTGCATGGGCCGAGGCCGAAGGCCTGAGGGTGATCCCGGCCTGCTCCTACGTGCAGGTCTACATGCGCCGCCATCCGCAGACACTCGGCCTGCTGGCGCAGCGCGGCGCGGTCTAG